One stretch of Flavobacterium sp. 9 DNA includes these proteins:
- a CDS encoding FeoA family protein has protein sequence MQNTIHTLKKGEKAIIKDFDIDLIPLKLLEMGCLPGNLVQLLQIAPFGDPLYLDINGSHVAIRVETAREIEVELIKTNL, from the coding sequence TTGCAAAATACAATCCATACCCTCAAAAAAGGCGAGAAAGCCATTATCAAAGATTTTGATATCGATTTGATTCCTTTAAAACTATTAGAGATGGGTTGTTTGCCGGGCAACTTAGTCCAATTGCTTCAAATTGCTCCTTTTGGAGATCCATTATATTTAGATATTAATGGCTCGCATGTGGCCATTCGTGTTGAAACTGCTCGTGAAATTGAAGTTGAACTTATCAAAACCAATTTGTAA
- the feoB gene encoding ferrous iron transport protein B: MSIQNINVALIGNPNTGKTSVFNQLTGLNQQVGNYPGITVEKKMGFCKLPHNIKANILDLPGTYSLNASSMDESVVIELLLNKNDKLYPDVAVVVTDVENLKRNLLIYTQIKDLEIPTILVINMSDRMESKGITLDIPFLEEKLKTKIALVSSRKGLGIDHLKELIVSYKTIPHEPCLNASVIDAQYFEKLQHAFPNQLLYKLWLVITQDVNFSNLDRNEIRSTFTKSHSELKRLQQKETIKRYQFINDVLKQGLQVDESMAKDIRAKLDRVLTHKVWGYVIFLAILFLIFQSIFSWSTIPMDFIDSTFASLSSWTAQELPTGILTDLLSQGIIPGIGGVIIFIPQIAFLFLFISILEESGYMSRVVFLMDKIMRKFGLSGKSVVPLISGTACAIPAIMATRNIENWKERLITILVTPFTTCSARLPVYTIIISLVIPDERLFGILNMQGLALMLLYLLGFGTAILSAYILNKILKISAKTYFVVEMPSYKLPLLKNVGINVVEKTKAFVVGAGKIILAISVILWFLASFGPGENFNEAETIVKERFVDKPLTELEFENEVASQKLENSYIGIMGRVIEPAIAPLGYDWKIGIAIISSFAAREVFVGTLATIYSVGNSDNEATIKSKMQEEINPQTGKKIFNFASGISLLLFYAFAMQCASTLAITKKETNSWKWPAMQLVLMSGLAYFVALITYQLLK, encoded by the coding sequence ATGAGCATTCAAAATATCAATGTCGCCCTTATCGGAAATCCAAATACCGGAAAAACGTCTGTTTTTAATCAACTTACAGGACTAAATCAACAAGTGGGGAATTATCCCGGAATTACTGTTGAGAAAAAAATGGGGTTCTGTAAATTACCACACAACATCAAAGCTAACATTCTGGATTTACCGGGAACTTACAGCTTGAATGCCAGTTCTATGGACGAAAGTGTTGTAATCGAGCTTTTGCTGAATAAAAACGACAAATTATATCCTGATGTTGCAGTTGTGGTTACAGATGTTGAAAATCTGAAACGAAATCTACTGATTTATACTCAAATAAAAGACCTTGAAATTCCAACAATTTTAGTCATTAATATGTCTGATCGAATGGAAAGTAAAGGAATTACGCTTGATATTCCTTTTTTGGAAGAAAAACTAAAAACTAAAATTGCTTTAGTCAGTTCACGGAAAGGTTTAGGAATCGATCATTTGAAGGAATTAATTGTCTCTTACAAAACGATTCCGCATGAACCATGTTTGAATGCTTCGGTTATTGACGCTCAATATTTTGAAAAATTACAACATGCTTTTCCAAATCAATTATTGTACAAATTATGGTTGGTTATTACGCAAGATGTGAATTTTTCGAATTTAGATCGAAATGAAATCAGAAGCACTTTTACCAAATCACATTCCGAATTAAAGCGCTTACAGCAAAAAGAAACTATAAAACGCTATCAATTTATAAATGATGTTTTAAAGCAAGGTTTACAGGTTGATGAATCAATGGCAAAAGACATCAGAGCCAAGCTTGATCGTGTTTTGACTCACAAAGTTTGGGGTTATGTAATTTTCTTAGCCATCTTATTTTTGATTTTCCAATCGATTTTTAGCTGGTCAACGATCCCAATGGATTTCATTGACAGCACTTTTGCCTCTTTAAGCAGTTGGACCGCTCAGGAATTACCAACCGGAATTCTAACGGATTTACTTTCGCAAGGAATTATTCCGGGAATTGGCGGAGTTATTATATTTATTCCGCAAATTGCTTTCTTGTTTCTGTTTATTTCTATTCTTGAAGAAAGCGGTTATATGAGCCGTGTTGTCTTTTTGATGGATAAAATCATGCGCAAGTTTGGTCTTTCCGGAAAAAGCGTTGTGCCTTTAATTTCAGGAACTGCTTGTGCAATTCCGGCAATTATGGCAACAAGAAATATCGAAAACTGGAAAGAACGTTTAATCACAATTTTGGTTACTCCGTTTACAACGTGTTCTGCCAGATTACCGGTTTATACGATTATTATCTCTTTGGTAATACCGGATGAACGCCTTTTTGGAATATTAAATATGCAAGGATTAGCATTGATGTTATTGTATCTTTTAGGTTTTGGAACTGCAATTCTTTCTGCTTATATCTTAAACAAAATACTAAAAATAAGCGCCAAAACATATTTCGTTGTTGAAATGCCAAGTTATAAACTTCCTCTTTTAAAGAATGTTGGAATTAATGTGGTCGAAAAAACGAAAGCGTTTGTTGTTGGAGCCGGTAAAATCATTTTGGCGATATCTGTTATTCTTTGGTTCCTGGCTTCTTTTGGTCCCGGAGAAAATTTTAATGAAGCAGAAACTATTGTAAAAGAACGATTTGTAGACAAACCTCTAACCGAATTAGAATTCGAAAATGAAGTTGCTTCTCAAAAACTGGAAAACTCTTATATTGGAATCATGGGAAGAGTAATCGAACCTGCGATTGCACCATTAGGTTACGACTGGAAAATTGGAATTGCAATTATAAGTTCATTTGCTGCACGTGAGGTTTTCGTGGGAACTCTTGCTACGATCTACAGCGTTGGAAACAGTGATAATGAAGCAACTATAAAAAGCAAAATGCAGGAAGAGATAAATCCGCAAACGGGTAAAAAGATCTTCAATTTTGCGTCTGGGATTTCATTGCTGCTTTTCTATGCTTTTGCGATGCAATGTGCGAGTACGCTCGCGATTACCAAAAAAGAAACCAACTCTTGGAAATGGCCGGCAATGCAACTTGTTCTTATGAGCGGACTTGCTTATTTTGTTGCGCTTATAACCTATCAACTTTTAAAATAA
- a CDS encoding FeoB-associated Cys-rich membrane protein, giving the protein MVQEIIAFAILFIAVGFLIKKFFWKSKKKKDCGDGNCGCS; this is encoded by the coding sequence ATGGTACAAGAAATTATTGCCTTTGCTATATTATTTATTGCCGTTGGATTTTTAATCAAAAAGTTCTTCTGGAAATCTAAAAAGAAGAAAGATTGCGGCGATGGAAATTGTGGGTGTTCGTAG
- a CDS encoding TonB-dependent receptor domain-containing protein, whose protein sequence is MNHSITKPGFYLSMMKLKDFSFIIFLLFSLSAISQTHVSGVLVGESGEKLSYVEVYNKSNGSKITTNKEGSFDIVVANSGTYTFVFYKDDFSVLEQEISAPSSGLVITLSKITNLSEVVVKNERDKVFALSKLKDIEETAIYAGKKTEVVKVDKLTANKAANNPRQIYAQVVGLTINESSDGGLQLSIGGRGLDPNRSANFNTRQNGYDISADVLGYPESYYATPAESLDEIQIVRGAASLQYGTQFGGLINFKTKSPSTKPIELGERNTIGSYGLYTNFTSLSGTKGKFSYYTFFNYKQGDGFRPNSAFHSKNYFANLNYQFTENTSVHFDYTHFDYVAQQAGGLTDEMFEEDPTQSNRTRNWFTVNWNLFALRFKHHFANDADFSLQLFGLDASRKTVGFRPNRVEMADPGGVRDLILGDFVNWGAEARYLKKYTINGNSNAFLIGAKYYQAQNTGIQGPGSSGSDANFNLATAEFPQYPSQSDYKYPNLNFSVFGENIFKVSSKFSITPGFRYENIKTQANGSYRKINFDGAGNIILDKTVVENTVRNRDFFLFGVGLSYKPKGGIEFYGNISQNYRSVTFSDLRTVYSSYAISDDITDEKGFTSDIGIRGQINDKIRFDSSVYALYYNDKIGDYWTKNAGGITTMVRDNIGTAITYGFETMIDWSLSKTFFEANTDLIWNVFSNVAITDSDYLKSQAFGVKGNKVEFVPLFNIKTGTGVGYKNFMSSIQLTYVTSQFTDATNQTESMNAISSGIAGKIPTYYVADFSSSYKWRNWKLEAGVTNFTDNKYFTRRATGYPGPGIIPSDTRTFYTTLEFVF, encoded by the coding sequence ATGAATCATTCGATCACAAAACCTGGATTTTACCTTTCAATGATGAAATTAAAGGATTTTAGCTTTATTATATTTTTACTTTTTTCATTAAGTGCCATTTCTCAAACTCATGTTTCCGGAGTTTTGGTGGGAGAATCCGGCGAGAAATTATCTTATGTTGAGGTATACAATAAATCAAACGGAAGTAAAATCACCACCAATAAAGAAGGAAGTTTTGATATTGTAGTGGCTAATTCAGGAACTTATACTTTCGTTTTTTATAAGGATGATTTTTCTGTTTTAGAGCAGGAAATCTCGGCTCCAAGTTCTGGTTTGGTAATTACTTTAAGCAAGATTACTAATTTGTCTGAAGTTGTTGTCAAGAATGAAAGAGATAAAGTTTTTGCACTTAGTAAACTAAAAGACATTGAAGAAACGGCTATTTATGCCGGTAAAAAAACAGAGGTCGTTAAGGTTGATAAACTAACGGCAAATAAAGCGGCAAACAATCCGCGTCAGATTTATGCGCAAGTTGTGGGATTGACTATTAACGAAAGTTCAGATGGAGGTTTGCAATTGAGTATTGGCGGTCGTGGTCTCGATCCAAACCGAAGCGCCAATTTTAATACACGTCAAAACGGTTATGATATTAGTGCTGATGTTTTGGGTTACCCCGAAAGCTATTACGCAACGCCGGCAGAATCTCTGGATGAAATCCAGATTGTTCGTGGAGCAGCTTCTTTGCAATATGGAACTCAGTTTGGAGGTTTAATCAATTTTAAAACCAAAAGTCCAAGTACAAAACCAATTGAACTCGGGGAGCGCAACACAATTGGTTCATACGGTTTGTATACCAATTTTACGAGTTTAAGCGGTACAAAAGGAAAATTTAGTTACTATACTTTTTTTAATTATAAACAAGGAGATGGTTTCCGTCCGAATTCTGCTTTTCATAGTAAAAACTATTTTGCGAATTTGAATTATCAATTTACCGAGAACACATCTGTACATTTTGATTACACACATTTTGATTATGTTGCGCAGCAAGCAGGCGGATTAACAGATGAAATGTTTGAGGAAGATCCTACTCAAAGTAACAGAACCCGAAATTGGTTTACTGTAAATTGGAATTTATTTGCATTGCGTTTCAAACATCATTTTGCTAATGACGCCGATTTCTCTTTGCAATTATTCGGTTTAGATGCAAGTCGAAAAACAGTTGGATTCAGACCAAATCGTGTTGAAATGGCAGATCCGGGAGGAGTTCGTGATTTGATTTTGGGAGATTTTGTCAATTGGGGAGCAGAAGCTCGTTATTTGAAAAAGTATACTATCAACGGAAATTCGAATGCTTTCCTGATTGGAGCTAAGTATTATCAGGCGCAAAATACAGGTATTCAAGGTCCGGGAAGTTCAGGAAGTGATGCCAATTTTAATTTGGCTACAGCCGAATTTCCTCAATATCCAAGCCAATCCGATTATAAATATCCAAATTTGAATTTTTCGGTTTTTGGAGAAAATATCTTTAAAGTATCTTCTAAATTCTCGATTACACCGGGATTTAGATATGAGAATATAAAAACGCAAGCGAACGGAAGTTATAGAAAAATTAATTTTGACGGCGCCGGAAATATTATTTTAGATAAAACTGTTGTAGAAAATACGGTTAGAAATCGTGATTTCTTTTTGTTTGGAGTTGGCTTAAGCTATAAACCAAAAGGCGGAATTGAATTTTACGGAAACATTTCGCAAAACTACCGTTCTGTAACATTTAGTGATCTTAGAACCGTTTATTCCAGTTATGCGATTTCAGACGATATTACAGATGAAAAAGGCTTTACCTCAGATATTGGGATTCGAGGTCAGATAAACGATAAAATTAGGTTTGATTCGAGTGTTTATGCTTTGTATTATAATGATAAAATTGGCGATTACTGGACCAAAAATGCAGGAGGAATTACAACTATGGTGAGAGATAATATTGGAACCGCTATTACCTATGGTTTCGAAACAATGATTGATTGGAGTTTAAGCAAAACTTTCTTTGAAGCAAACACGGATTTAATCTGGAATGTATTTTCGAATGTTGCTATCACAGATTCCGATTATTTAAAATCACAAGCTTTTGGTGTTAAAGGAAATAAAGTAGAATTTGTTCCGCTTTTTAATATCAAAACCGGAACCGGAGTTGGTTACAAAAATTTCATGTCGAGTATTCAGCTTACGTATGTAACATCGCAATTTACCGATGCAACCAATCAGACTGAGAGTATGAATGCAATAAGTAGTGGAATCGCAGGAAAAATTCCAACGTATTATGTAGCAGATTTTTCTTCTTCATACAAATGGAGAAATTGGAAATTAGAAGCCGGAGTTACCAATTTTACCGACAATAAATATTTCACAAGACGTGCAACGGGTTATCCGGGACCGGGAATTATCCCATCAGATACCAGAACGTTTTATACCACATTAGAATTCGTGTTTTAA
- a CDS encoding HTTM domain-containing protein: protein MKNNIIKYLETNTHAATLAFFRLAFGFMMTLSLVRFMSYNWVEKFYIEPIFHFTYYGFEWVKPFGTPTYLLFVVAMLSSIAVAVGYRYKVASTLFFLSFTYIELMDKTTYLNHYYFISVISFVLIFLPANAYFSIDAYRNPKIAFQKIPRWTTDILKLLLGIVYFYAGLAKINSDWLFKAMPLKIWLPTNHTLPIIGGFLNENWIHFAFSWSGMIYDLSIPFLLLYKRTRTFAFVLVVVFHVLTKILFPIGVFPYVMIVSSLLFFESDFHKKCLNYIAGLFHFSLNVFENGKEKVIEFTGLYKAKMAILVCFLIFQLTFPFRYLLYPGELFWTEEGFRFSWRVMLMEKAGYTQFTVKDSKTKKQIKVNNGNFLTAFQEKQMSFQPDFILEYAHFLHDYYQKQGFNDPEVHVEGYVALNGRLSKLYIDQNINLAKENESFDHKTWILPFNDEIKGF from the coding sequence ATGAAAAATAACATTATAAAATATTTAGAAACGAACACTCATGCCGCAACGCTAGCTTTTTTTAGGCTGGCGTTTGGTTTTATGATGACACTCAGTTTGGTTCGTTTTATGAGTTACAATTGGGTAGAAAAGTTTTATATCGAGCCAATTTTTCATTTTACCTATTATGGCTTCGAATGGGTAAAGCCTTTCGGGACGCCCACTTACCTGCTTTTTGTGGTAGCTATGCTCTCATCAATTGCAGTTGCAGTTGGTTATCGTTACAAAGTTGCATCAACGTTATTCTTCCTTAGTTTTACTTATATCGAACTAATGGATAAGACGACCTATCTTAACCATTATTACTTTATTTCAGTGATAAGTTTCGTGCTGATTTTTCTACCGGCGAATGCTTATTTTTCAATTGATGCTTACCGAAATCCTAAAATTGCCTTCCAAAAGATTCCACGTTGGACGACTGATATTTTAAAACTGCTTTTAGGAATCGTATATTTTTATGCTGGTTTAGCAAAGATCAATTCCGATTGGCTTTTCAAAGCGATGCCATTAAAAATTTGGCTTCCAACAAATCATACCTTGCCAATAATTGGTGGCTTCTTAAATGAAAACTGGATTCATTTTGCCTTTAGCTGGAGCGGAATGATTTACGATTTAAGTATTCCATTTTTATTACTTTACAAACGAACACGAACATTTGCCTTTGTTTTGGTTGTTGTTTTTCATGTATTGACCAAAATCTTATTCCCAATCGGCGTTTTCCCTTATGTAATGATTGTAAGTTCATTGTTGTTTTTTGAAAGTGATTTTCACAAAAAATGCCTGAATTATATCGCCGGACTTTTTCATTTTAGTTTGAATGTATTCGAAAATGGGAAAGAAAAAGTAATAGAGTTTACAGGACTTTACAAAGCTAAAATGGCAATTCTGGTTTGTTTCCTGATTTTTCAGTTAACATTCCCATTTCGTTATTTATTATATCCCGGAGAATTATTCTGGACCGAAGAAGGTTTTCGTTTTTCATGGCGTGTAATGCTAATGGAAAAAGCGGGTTATACCCAATTTACGGTTAAAGACAGTAAAACCAAAAAACAGATAAAAGTAAACAACGGAAATTTTCTGACCGCTTTTCAGGAAAAACAAATGTCATTTCAACCCGACTTTATTTTAGAATACGCCCATTTTTTACACGATTATTATCAAAAACAAGGCTTTAACGATCCCGAAGTTCACGTAGAAGGCTACGTCGCACTTAACGGACGATTAAGCAAACTTTATATAGACCAAAACATTAACCTCGCAAAAGAAAATGAATCATTCGATCACAAAACCTGGATTTTACCTTTCAATGATGAAATTAAAGGATTTTAG
- a CDS encoding imelysin family protein, with amino-acid sequence MKKIIFLLALIGTVIACSSGDSGGDNSGGKNYDRGALLANWADNIIIPSYENYQAKLAILSTDAANFTATPTTTALQTLRTSWYEAYKAYQYVAIYGFGKALDVNLKEIANTFPTSKTGIEENITSGTYNLSLQAQYAKQGFPALDYLLNGLGADDATIVTFYTTNAKASNYKKYLVDVTGKLKTTIDAVVTDWKGGYRAAYVSNTGTSVGGAVNVTTNNFVKNLEKDIRTLKLGIPAGVDSEGVKFPEKTEAIYKGNASKELLNISIKASQDFFNGKHFNATTTGESLKRYLDFVNATADGKKLSDIINTQYAAVFAANNDLNASLADQINTDNTKVITAYKALQQAVGSTKLNMLQALNITIDYVDGDGD; translated from the coding sequence ATGAAAAAAATAATTTTCCTTTTAGCTTTGATAGGAACTGTAATCGCTTGTTCATCAGGAGATAGTGGTGGAGATAATTCAGGCGGAAAAAATTATGATCGTGGCGCTCTTTTAGCCAATTGGGCAGACAATATCATCATTCCGAGTTATGAAAATTATCAGGCAAAATTAGCAATATTGTCAACAGACGCTGCAAATTTTACAGCTACACCTACAACAACTGCTTTGCAAACCCTGAGAACAAGTTGGTATGAAGCTTATAAAGCATATCAATATGTTGCGATTTATGGTTTTGGAAAAGCCTTAGATGTTAACCTGAAAGAAATCGCCAATACTTTTCCAACCAGTAAAACTGGTATCGAGGAAAACATAACTTCAGGAACTTATAATCTAAGTCTTCAGGCACAATATGCTAAACAAGGTTTTCCCGCATTGGATTATTTGCTAAATGGTTTAGGTGCCGATGATGCAACAATCGTGACTTTTTATACTACAAATGCAAAAGCATCAAACTATAAAAAATACTTAGTTGATGTAACCGGAAAACTTAAAACTACGATTGATGCAGTAGTTACAGATTGGAAAGGCGGTTACAGAGCTGCTTATGTTTCTAACACAGGAACTTCTGTAGGTGGTGCGGTAAATGTTACAACCAATAATTTTGTTAAGAATTTAGAGAAAGACATTCGTACGCTAAAATTGGGTATTCCAGCAGGTGTAGATTCAGAAGGAGTTAAATTCCCTGAAAAAACTGAAGCGATATACAAAGGAAATGCCTCTAAAGAATTGCTTAACATCTCAATAAAAGCATCTCAGGATTTCTTTAACGGAAAACATTTTAACGCAACAACGACGGGCGAAAGTTTAAAAAGATATTTAGATTTTGTAAATGCTACTGCTGACGGGAAAAAATTAAGCGACATAATCAACACACAATATGCGGCGGTTTTTGCAGCAAATAATGATTTGAATGCAAGTCTGGCCGATCAGATTAACACAGATAACACTAAAGTTATTACAGCATATAAAGCTTTACAACAAGCCGTAGGTTCTACAAAACTGAATATGCTGCAAGCGCTCAACATAACAATTGATTATGTAGATGGCGATGGCGACTAA
- a CDS encoding imelysin family protein yields the protein MKNLYPKVAFALFAGLTFFACSSNDNNDSNSVATKKQVIENYSNIVYANYKQAYDDAVLLETAIKTFTTTPTDANFTAAKNAWKVSRESYGTTEAFRFANGPIDGDETGPEGLLNSWPLDENFIDYVDGNTNAGIINDLVEFPVINKSLLEGLNEDGGEKNISVGYHAIEFLLWGQDLTAPSAKLPGQRKFTDYVTGATGTAANQGRRADYLKACADLLTDNLDYLVQQWKSGGTYRTKFLALPEDTAIKNIYLGITTLVTAELPIERMEVALENADQEDEHSCFSDNTHRDIALNLQGVINVYQGKYANVEGPSLEDLVKQADAATYDETLTSLNSSTTKVAAILTPFDLAISGGPDSSEGAKVKTAVQQLLNFGATLLKGASKIGVTVNG from the coding sequence ATGAAAAACCTATATCCAAAAGTTGCTTTTGCGTTATTTGCAGGGCTTACTTTTTTTGCTTGCAGCAGTAACGACAACAATGATTCTAACAGCGTTGCCACAAAAAAACAAGTTATCGAAAATTACTCAAACATCGTTTATGCTAACTACAAACAAGCTTATGATGATGCTGTACTTTTAGAAACAGCTATTAAAACATTTACAACGACTCCTACTGATGCAAATTTCACGGCTGCAAAAAATGCCTGGAAAGTTTCAAGAGAAAGTTACGGTACTACTGAAGCATTTCGTTTTGCAAACGGACCAATTGATGGAGATGAAACTGGACCTGAAGGTCTTTTGAATTCTTGGCCATTGGATGAGAATTTTATTGATTATGTTGATGGAAATACAAATGCAGGAATCATCAATGATTTAGTTGAATTTCCAGTAATTAATAAATCATTACTAGAAGGTTTAAACGAAGATGGTGGTGAAAAAAACATTAGCGTTGGATATCACGCAATTGAGTTTTTATTATGGGGACAAGATTTAACTGCTCCATCTGCAAAGCTTCCAGGACAAAGAAAATTTACTGATTATGTAACTGGTGCAACCGGAACGGCTGCAAATCAAGGAAGAAGAGCAGATTACCTAAAAGCTTGTGCTGATTTATTGACTGATAATTTAGATTATTTAGTACAACAATGGAAATCTGGCGGAACTTACAGAACTAAATTTTTGGCTTTGCCTGAAGATACAGCTATCAAAAATATTTACTTAGGAATTACAACTCTTGTTACTGCCGAATTGCCAATTGAGCGTATGGAAGTAGCTTTAGAAAATGCTGATCAGGAAGACGAACATTCTTGTTTTAGTGATAATACACACAGAGATATTGCTTTGAACTTGCAAGGAGTTATCAATGTTTACCAAGGAAAATATGCAAATGTTGAAGGACCATCTTTAGAGGATTTAGTAAAACAAGCTGATGCTGCAACTTACGATGAAACATTAACTTCATTGAATTCTTCTACTACAAAAGTAGCTGCAATTTTGACTCCGTTTGACTTGGCTATTTCTGGTGGACCTGATTCTTCAGAAGGCGCAAAAGTAAAAACTGCTGTTCAGCAATTACTTAATTTTGGTGCTACTTTATTAAAAGGAGCTTCAAAAATTGGAGTAACTGTAAACGGTTAA
- a CDS encoding di-heme oxidoredictase family protein, with the protein MKNFTTYFLVILSLNFYSCSNNDDNYTPLTAEDREQFSGGDATVFNVSEEAFGFSIASLNLDEQTDFGVGNSFFRQSWISAPSSTTARDGLGPFFNAISCASCHFKDGRGRPPAFDGELGKGLLLRFSLNGQDANGLAFPDPVYGGQLQDNAILGQTPEGQFKISYQQTSETLADGTVVTLQKPTYTVTNLGYGPLANVQVSPRIANQIIGLGLLEAIPESTILGFADENDSNKDGVSGRPNYVHDFATNTTQMGRFGWKANQPNVRQQVAGALSGDMGITSTLFPNESGPFGVDLTKIPNGGTPEISEINLNRMALYSQTLAVPARRNYTDQNVLKGKKTFETIQCTACHIPKIQTGNTHSITSLRNQTIRPYTDLLLHDMGEGLSDNATDFKATGSEWRTQPLWGIGLIQMVNKHTNLLHDGRARNVEEAILWHGGEAQNAKDKYKKLSKADRDDLLAFINSL; encoded by the coding sequence ATGAAGAATTTTACCACTTATTTTCTTGTTATTCTGAGTCTTAACTTTTATAGCTGCAGCAATAATGATGATAATTATACTCCGCTAACGGCTGAAGATCGCGAACAGTTTTCGGGAGGAGATGCTACCGTTTTTAATGTTAGCGAAGAAGCATTTGGATTTTCTATCGCGTCTTTGAATTTGGATGAGCAAACAGATTTTGGAGTAGGAAATTCTTTTTTCAGGCAAAGTTGGATTTCTGCGCCATCTTCAACTACTGCACGAGATGGTTTAGGACCTTTTTTTAATGCTATTTCGTGTGCAAGCTGTCACTTTAAAGACGGTAGAGGAAGACCACCGGCATTTGATGGCGAATTAGGTAAAGGTTTGCTTTTGCGTTTTTCTCTAAACGGACAAGATGCAAACGGGCTCGCATTTCCTGATCCTGTTTATGGCGGACAATTGCAAGACAATGCAATTCTGGGGCAAACTCCGGAAGGGCAATTTAAAATAAGTTACCAGCAAACTTCAGAAACTCTGGCTGACGGAACGGTTGTCACTCTACAAAAGCCAACTTATACAGTTACCAATTTAGGTTACGGACCTTTGGCAAATGTGCAGGTATCACCACGTATTGCAAATCAAATAATTGGATTAGGTTTACTGGAAGCAATTCCTGAAAGTACTATTTTAGGTTTTGCCGATGAAAATGATTCTAATAAAGATGGCGTTTCAGGAAGACCAAATTATGTTCATGATTTTGCAACGAATACAACACAAATGGGACGTTTTGGATGGAAAGCCAATCAGCCAAATGTACGTCAACAAGTTGCGGGTGCTTTATCCGGAGACATGGGAATTACTTCTACTTTGTTTCCGAATGAAAGCGGTCCTTTTGGAGTTGATTTAACAAAAATTCCGAATGGAGGAACGCCCGAAATTTCAGAAATTAACTTAAACCGAATGGCTTTGTATTCGCAAACATTGGCGGTTCCGGCTCGTAGAAACTATACAGATCAGAATGTACTTAAAGGTAAAAAGACTTTTGAAACGATCCAATGTACAGCATGTCACATTCCAAAGATTCAAACTGGAAATACCCATTCTATAACATCACTTCGCAATCAAACGATTCGTCCTTATACGGATTTATTGTTACACGATATGGGAGAAGGTTTATCTGATAATGCAACTGATTTTAAAGCAACGGGATCTGAGTGGAGAACACAACCTTTATGGGGAATTGGTTTGATACAAATGGTAAATAAACACACTAATTTATTGCACGACGGAAGAGCAAGAAATGTCGAAGAAGCAATTTTATGGCACGGCGGCGAAGCTCAAAATGCAAAAGATAAATACAAAAAACTGTCAAAAGCAGATCGTGATGATTTATTAGCATTTATTAATTCACTTTAA
- a CDS encoding HD domain-containing protein, with translation MNNTELINKTIAFVKEKLNDAEGGHDWFHIERVYKNALLIAKGTECDLVVVQLGALLHDIADSKFHNGDETIGPKTARLFLESQQVSEDIIQHVVNIIENISYKGGNFEKKFSSVELDIVQDADRLDAIGAIGVARAFNYGGFKNRALHNPEIAPITNMTKEEYKKNNAPTINHFYEKLLLLKDKMNTETGKQIAAERHRFMESFLAQFYAEWEGVK, from the coding sequence ATGAATAATACTGAATTAATAAACAAAACAATTGCCTTTGTAAAAGAAAAACTAAACGATGCCGAAGGCGGACACGATTGGTTTCATATCGAAAGAGTTTATAAAAACGCGCTTTTAATCGCAAAAGGAACAGAATGTGATTTGGTTGTTGTGCAATTAGGCGCATTACTTCATGATATTGCCGACAGTAAATTTCACAACGGAGACGAAACTATCGGACCAAAAACAGCACGTTTGTTTCTGGAATCACAGCAAGTTTCAGAGGATATTATTCAGCATGTCGTAAATATCATCGAAAACATCTCTTATAAGGGCGGAAATTTTGAAAAGAAGTTTTCTTCCGTAGAATTAGATATCGTTCAGGATGCAGATCGTTTAGACGCAATAGGAGCGATTGGAGTGGCAAGAGCGTTCAATTATGGCGGATTTAAAAATCGTGCCTTACACAACCCTGAAATTGCGCCAATAACTAATATGACAAAAGAAGAGTACAAAAAGAATAACGCGCCAACGATAAATCATTTTTACGAAAAGCTTTTACTCTTAAAAGATAAAATGAATACCGAAACCGGAAAACAAATCGCTGCCGAAAGACATCGTTTCATGGAATCATTTCTTGCTCAGTTCTATGCAGAGTGGGAAGGAGTGAAGTAA